A single Pagrus major chromosome 19, Pma_NU_1.0 DNA region contains:
- the LOC141014391 gene encoding lethal(3)malignant brain tumor-like protein 4 translates to MMKNKVSSSQVSVKRRSWSWQQYLNEQKAEAAPLSLFTQSQSFPSRRTGFKVGMKLEGVDPLHASMFCVLTVAEVIGCRLRLHIDGYSECYDFWVNADSANIRPAGWCKDNNHKLHPPKGLSETDFDWSLYLQSSGSHAAPPTLFTCHTASCGFKVGMKLEAVDRKNPGLVCVASVTDVIDDHFLVHFDNWDDTYDYWCDSSSPYIHPVGWCEEQGRPLTAPQGHPNPENFLWEDYLQETGSTAAPRSVFTLRAPHGFQVNHKLEAVDRRNPMLIRVATITDTDDYRVKVHYDGWSEQFDVWCDSDLYDLHPVGWCQRTGHPLEPPPGSSPLSSPSQGVCPTPGCRGVGHIKGAKYTGHHSSFGCPYSDINMRKEVVLPDRLGGERVVTLVPVTVYHHGNQSDSVQVKTEPRDDTLLLPLGKRRLTDRLPQPTKFLRVKVEEEELHLGALSPESSLQAALHQSVFLSAMSAQPGRDLSLCWEQHRKLLPGVARVHADAVQHWSVQQVSDFVESLPGCEDQAKHFRDEQIDGRAFLLLTQRDIVRIMSIKLGPALKIYNSILMFKHAKDRSQSHAQDRNQSHAQDRSQSHAQDRSQSHAQDRSQSHAQDRSLSHAQDRSQSHAQDRRQSHTQDRTQSQEEDKNQSHAEDKNQSHAEDKNQSHTEDKNQSHAEDKNQSHTEDKNQSHTEDTNTDKS, encoded by the exons atgATGAAGAACAAAGTCAGCAGCAGtcaag tgagtGTAAAGAGGCGGTCCTGGTCGTGGCAGCAGTACCTGAATGAACAGAAAGCTGAAGCTGCTCCTCTGTCACTGTttacacag tcccAGTCTTTTCCCAGTAGGAGGACTGGTTTTAAAGTTGGGATGAAGCTGGAGGGCGTCGACCCGCTGCACGCCTCCATGTTCTGTGTGCTGACTGTCGCcgag gtgatTGGCTGTCGACTCCGTCTCCATATCGACGGGTACTCAGAATGCTATGATTTCTGGGTAAATGCAGACTCAGCAAACATCCGACCGGCAGGCTGGTGTAAAGACAACAACCACAAGCTCCACCCACCCAAAG gTCTCAGTGAGACAGATTTTGATTGGTCGCTCTACCTTCAGTCCTCCGGCTCTCATGCTGCTCCTCCGACCCTTTTCACCTGTCACACTGCA agctGTGGGTTCAAGGTGGGGATGAAGTTGGAGGCGGTCGACAGGAAGAACCCCGGGCTCGTCTGCGTCGCCTCAGTCACTGATGTCATCGATGACCACTTCCTGGTTCACTTCGACAACTGGGACGACACGTACGACTActg GTGTGACAGCAGCAGTCCGTACATCCATCCTGTGGGCTGGTGTGAAGAACAAGGACGACCTCTGACTGCTCCACAGG GTCATCCCAACCCAGAGAACTTCCTGTGGGAGGACTACCTGCAGGAAACTGGTTCTACTGCTGCTCCCAGATCAGTCTTCACACTG AGAGCGCCACATGGTTTCCAGGTGAACCACAAGCTGGAGGCGGTCGACAGGAGGAATCCCATGTTGATCCGCGTTGCCACAATAACAGATACAGATGATTACCGGGTGAAG GTGCATTATGACGGCTGGTCGGAGCAGTTTGACGTCTGGTGTGACAGCGACCTCTATGATCTCCATCCTGTCGGCTGGTGTCAACGCACGGGACACCCACTGGAGCCACCcccag gTTCCTCCCCCTTGTCCTCCCCCTCTCAGGGGGTGTGTCCGACTCCAGGCTGCAGAGGAGTCGGACACATTAAAGGAGCCAAATACACCGGACACCACAG TTCCTTCGGCTGTCCGTACTCAGACATTAATATGCGTAAAGAGGTGGTGCTTCCTGATAGGCTGGGAGGAGAGCGAGTCGTCACCCTCGTACCTGTCACCGTAtatcaccatggcaaccagtCAGACAG TGTTCAGGTGAAGACTGAGCCCAGAGATGAcactctgctgcttcctctgggCAAGAGaagactgacagacag ACTGCCCCAGCCAACCAAATTCCTCCGTGTGaaagtggaagaggaggagcttcACCTCGGAGCCCTCAGTCCAG AGTCCAGTTTGCAGGCCGCCCTCCATCAGTCTGTCTTCCTGTCGGCCATGTCAGCACAGCCTGGTCGCGACCTGTCGCTCTGCTGGGAGCAACACCGCAAACTGCTGCCTGGCGTGGCCCGAGTCCACGCCGACGCCGTCCAGCACTGGAGCGTCCAGCAG gtgtcAGATTTCGTTGAGTCTCTTCCCGGCTGTGAGGATCAGGCCAAGCACTTCAGGGACGAG CAAATCGATGGCCgggccttcctcctcctcacccaaCGGGACATCGTCAGGATCATGTCAATCAAACTTGGTCCTGCCCTCAAAATCTACAACTCCATCCTGATGTTCAAACACGCCAAGGACAGGAGCCAATCACATGCTCAGGACAGGAACCAATCACATGCTCAGGACAGGAGCCAATCACATGCTCAGGACAGGAGCCAATCACATGCTCAGGACAGGAGCCAATCACATGCTCAGGACAGGAGCCTATCACATGCTCAGGACAGGAGCCAATCACATGCTCAGGACAGGAGGCAATCACACACTCAGGATAGGACTCAATCCCAGGAAGAGGACAAGAACCAATCACACGCAGAGGACAAGAACCAATCACACGCAGAGGACAAGaaccaatcacacacagaggacaagaACCAATCACACGCAGAGGACAAGaaccaatcacacacagaggacaagaaccaatcacacacagaggataCCAACACAGACAAATCGTGA